Part of the Caulifigura coniformis genome, TTCGTCTGTGAAGACCTCCAGGCGCTGGATGGCCGGGAGGAGACGCAAACCCAGTTCGTGTCGTTGTGGAACGACCTGGCGGCGCGGCACACGCGGATGTTGTTCACGATCGACCGCTCGCCGGGGGAGTTCCGGAACGCGTCGCCCCGCCTGATCAACCGGATCCAGGGGGGCGTGTGCATGGGGACGTCCCGATATGGATCGGAAAGCCGCGAAAAACTGACGACGCATTTTGCGCAGCATCTCCAGCTGCCAGTCACCGCCGCGCAGGCCCGCCGGATCGCGGAATCCGCTCCGCGCAACGGCCATGAGCTGCAGGGATTGCTGTCGTCACTGCGGCTGAGGCTGAAGGCCCGGCCGGCGGACGGATTTGCGGCCGCGATCGATGGCCTCCTGGGGGCTGAGCCGGTCGAACGCAACGTGTCGCTGAACGAGATCGCCAGGGCGGTGGCGGCGGTGTTCGGGGCGAAGGTGAATGAGCTGCGGTCGGATGCGCGCGATCGCCGGCTGGCCGTTCCCCGGCAGGTGGCGATGCATGTGATGCGGGAAATCGGCGGCGCTCAGCTGGGCGAGATCGGGTCCTATTTCGGCGGGCGGACGCATTCGACAGTGCTGCACAGCTGTCGGCGGATCGCGGTTCAGATCACCGAGGATGAAGCGCTGCGGCTGCAGTTCGACCAGGTCTGTCGGCGTCTGAGGCGAAAGGGGACCGCGGCGTGAGAAGTCTGGCCGGTCCAGTTCGACTCGAAAATGGCGAACGTCGACGAGGGGTATGCCGCGTCGAAATCGTGTGGAGAGACCGTGGAAACAACGACACAAAAACCGGGGTTATCCACACGGCGGATTCCGGTGTGGGCGGCGCGTCCGTCTGTCATCAGCGTGCGAGCGCTCCGCTGACAGCGAATCCACAAGATGTCGAAACGGCGCGCGGGGTCGTTCATTGAAGCAAGTCCCGGCCAGTCGTAGACTTTCGCCGCGGGCGAGTCGGTTTTCCACACGTATCACCCTCCCCTGTTACTACTG contains:
- a CDS encoding DnaA/Hda family protein: MRSAARDDHSFLVLRENRLAFAAVTRQLAASKSKDAPPPVTIYGPSGTGKSHLVRHAIRSFRASFPGEKVVLLTAAQFGDEFAEASESKTLAAFVRKYRVATGLFVCEDLQALDGREETQTQFVSLWNDLAARHTRMLFTIDRSPGEFRNASPRLINRIQGGVCMGTSRYGSESREKLTTHFAQHLQLPVTAAQARRIAESAPRNGHELQGLLSSLRLRLKARPADGFAAAIDGLLGAEPVERNVSLNEIARAVAAVFGAKVNELRSDARDRRLAVPRQVAMHVMREIGGAQLGEIGSYFGGRTHSTVLHSCRRIAVQITEDEALRLQFDQVCRRLRRKGTAA